Proteins encoded together in one Carya illinoinensis cultivar Pawnee chromosome 3, C.illinoinensisPawnee_v1, whole genome shotgun sequence window:
- the LOC122304556 gene encoding monooxygenase 2-like yields the protein MSRFPWDLIFRSLSKGNITVAGDALHPMTPDLGQGGCAALEDVVVLGRHIGNLNIRNKRLVAGEPLAGALERYTKERRWRAATLITGSYLSGWVQQDGSRWWMKFFRDVIFYRLLFTRIFNFIQYDCGELPCVSSNSPDLENRSKIE from the coding sequence ATGTCTAGGTTTCCATGGGACTTGATATTCAGAAGCTTGAGCAAAGGGAATATCACAGTGGCAGGTGATGCCTTGCATCCTATGACACCAGACCTAGGACAAGGTGGTTGCGCTGCATTGGAAGATGTCGTTGTTTTGGGCAGACACATTGGAAACTTAAATATCCGAAACAAAAGACTTGTTGCTGGAGAACCGTTGGCAGGAGCCTTGGAAAGATATACTAAGGAGAGGAGGTGGCGTGCCGCTACCTTGATCACGGGGTCGTATCTATCAGGGTGGGTACAACAAGATGGTTCTAGGTGGTGGATGAAATTCTTCAGGGATGTGATTTTCTATAGGCTTCTCTTCActagaatatttaattttatacagTATGATTGTGGGGAGCTGCCCTGTGTTTCATCAAACAGTCCTGACTTGGAGAACCGAAGTAAGATTGAGTAG
- the LOC122303482 gene encoding monooxygenase 2-like: MTKCSAATSRGQHGLRVVYRKALLEALAEEVPIDSIRFSSKLKSIENQTQEGSSFTIIHMEDGATIKAKALIGCDGVHSVVARWLGLTAPVNSGRWAVRGLVVFPDGHGLNHESQQFVTIGKRAGFAPINDNEIYWFLVCKFSSKGEDHIAHDPEMIKEKLLTILPRIFPHCT, from the exons ATGACCAAATGTTCAGCAGCCACTTCACG GGGTCAACATGGACTTAGGGTGGTATATCGTAAAGCCTTACTGGAAGCTCTGGCAGAAGAAGTGCCAATTGACTCCATCCGTTTCTCTTCTAAGCTCAAGTCCATTGAAAACCAAACACAAGAAGGCTCATCCTTTACTATCATTCATATGGAGGATGGAGCTACCATCAAAGCAAAG GCTCTTATAGGGTGTGATGGGGTACACTCGGTTGTGGCACGCTGGTTAGGACTCACTGCGCCAGTCAACTCCGGCCGATGGGCAGTACGTGGATTGGTCGTATTTCCCGATGGCCATGGATTGAACCATGAATCCCAACAATTTGTAACAATCGGCAAAAGAGCTGGTTTCGCTCCTATCAATGATAACGAGATCTACTGGTTTCTCGTCTGCAAATTTTCTTCAAAAG GAGAAGATCACATCGCACATGACCCCGAGATGATAAAAGAGAAGTTACTGACAATCTTGCCAAGGATTTTCCCCCATTGTACTTGA
- the LOC122303480 gene encoding monooxygenase 2-like, translating into MEEHDVVIVGGGIAGLATAVALKRVGVGALVLEKSEGLRATGTSLGLAPNAWLALDALGIASKLIATSTPATKTKITNLDTGASQEAYYPAYSFKGQHGLRVVHRKALLEALAEEVPIDSIRFSSKLKSIENQTQEGSSSAIIHMEDGASIKAKALIGCDGVHSVVARWLGLTAPVNSGRWAVRGLAVFPDGHGLNHEFQQFVKVDKRAGFAPLNDNEIYWFLVCKFSSKGEDHIAHDPDMIKREVTERAKEFPPSYLRVVQHSDLSTLTWAPLMFRFPWDLIFGNLSKGNVTVAGDAMHPMTPDLGQGGCAALEDAVVLGRHIGNLIIRNKRLIAGDPLAGALERYAKERRWRAATLITGSYLSGWVQQDGSGWWMKFFRDVIFYRLLFTRIFNFIQYDCGELPCVSTNSPKLENRSKIE; encoded by the exons atGGAAGAGCATGATGTGGTGATTGTGGGAGGAGGTATAGCGGGTTTGGCAACAGCGGTAGCTTTGAAGAGAGTAGGGGTTGGAGCGTTGGTGTTAGAGAAATCCGAAGGGTTAAGAGCAACAGGCACGTCCTTGGGTCTTGCCCCAAATGCTTGGCTTGCCCTTGATGCCCTCGGCATAGCCTCCAAGCTCATTGCTACTTCTACCCCCGCCACTAA GACGAaaataacaaatcttgataCTGGAGCAAGTCAAGAGGCCTATTACCCGGCCTATTCTTTCAA GGGTCAACATGGACTTAGAGTAGTACATCGTAAAGCCTTACTGGAAGCTCTGGCAGAAGAAGTGCCAATTGACTCCATCCGTTTCTCTTCTAAGCTCAAGTCCATTGAAAACCAAACACAAGAAGGCTCATCCTCTGCTATCATTCATATGGAGGATGGAGCTAGCATCAAAGCAAAG GCTCTTATTGGGTGTGATGGGGTACACTCGGTTGTGGCACGTTGGTTAGGACTCACTGCGCCAGTCAACTCCGGCCGATGGGCAGTGCGTGGATTGGCCGTATTTCCCGATGGCCATGGATTGAACCATGAATTCCAACAATTTGTAAAAGTCGACAAAAGGGCTGGTTTCGCTCCTCTCAATGATAACGAGATCTACTGGTTTCTCGTTTGCAAATTTTCCTCAAAAG GAGAAGATCACATCGCACATGACCCCGATATGATAAAAAGAGAAGTTACTGAAAGAGCCAAGGAGTTTCCCCCATCGTACTTGAGGGTTGTACAGCATTCAGATCTCTCTACTCTTACATGGGCTCCATTGATGTTTAGGTTTCCATGGGACTTGATATTCGGGAACTTGAGCAAAGGGAATGTTACAGTGGCAGGCGATGCCATGCATCCTATGACACCAGACCTAGGACAAGGTGGCTGCGCTGCATTGGAAGATGCCGTTGTTTTAGGCAGACACATTGGAAACTTAATTATCCGAAACAAAAGACTCATTGCTGGAGATCCATTGGCAGGAGCCTTGGAAAGATATGCTAAGGAGAGGAGGTGGCGTGCCGCTACCTTGATCACGGGGTCGTATCTATCAGGGTGGGTACAACAAGATGGATCTGGATGGTGGATGAAATTCTTCAGGGATGTGATTTTCTATAGGCTTCTCTTCActagaatatttaattttattcagtATGATTGTGGGGAATTGCCCTGTGTTTCAACAAACAGTCCTAAATTGGAGAATCGAAGCAAGATTGAGTAG